The following DNA comes from Malania oleifera isolate guangnan ecotype guangnan chromosome 12, ASM2987363v1, whole genome shotgun sequence.
gttggatttaggtgagctgaagaaaacaCCCATGATGCCATAGTTAGCAGAGAGATCATTAAAAGCTCCACGAGGCATTATTGAAGATGTATTAGTACACGTTGATAAATTTTATTACCTAGTGGACtttgtggtcttggatatgcagcAATCTGTCTCCAACATCTACCAGACACCTGTTATTCTTGGACGACCATTCCTTGTTACCTCAAATGCAATGATTAATTGTTGAAGTGGTGTACTGAAGCTCACATTTGAAAATATGACATTCGAGATGAATATGTTTAATGCTTACAAGACGTCGACTGGGTGTGATGATTCAGAGGTACATGCAGTTAATGTGCTAGATGACTTGGATATTTCAGAGCTATTGTCGGCATTTGATTCTGATGGTGCATTTGAGAGTGAATCTCTCGAGTAGCCtaaggtatttgatgaaaaagttcccttgatTAGAGAGTTTCCAGAATTAGAGGGGCAATCCACAGAGATAGATGCAATACCAGTTCGTGATGACCAATGGAGACTGAACCCAACCATGACggaggtggtaaagaaagaagtgctgaaaGTGTTAGATGCTAACATCATCTATCCTATCACCAACATGTCACACAGCCCTTGGTTTGATGATATTGTGAGCTACCTCATCATTGAACGAACGCTAGAACATGGGGTAACTCAGGATATGTGTAAGTTCTTTGcagagatcaagatcatacttgagaagaCGGTTTTTCCTAATCGAAAAGATTGGTTAGAGAAACTGGTTGATGCACTCTAGGCTTACCGAATTGATTTCAAGACAAATTTAGGGATGTATCCCAATAGGTTGGTTTATGGTAAGACATGTTATTTACGTATTGAGATTCAACATCGTGCATTATGGGCTGTTAAACAGATTAATTTTTTACTTGACAATGCCAAaggtttgagaaagttgcaggtgTGTGAGCTTAAAGAATCCAAGAGGGAAGTTTATGACAAGGCTTACTTAGCGACGAAGCAAATGAAGCTACTGCATGACAataaaatcaaggataaacaacttTTCCCGAATCAACAAGTTCTTTTTTATGACTCTAGATTACATCTGTTTCCTGGGAAGCTAAAGTCCCGATGGGGTGACTCGTACATCTTTAAACATGTTCATCCTCACAGTGCAGTAGAAATTGTGGATCCAAAGAATGATAACGACTTCACGGTCAATGGACAGTGGCTTAAGCCTTTCTTGACTTCCTTTGATCCAAATGAAGatgtcttgcttctgcaagaccctaggggactTTAATGACCTTTATCTCCTattacttttctttttttcttttctatttttgctttctttttttatttatttgcatttttattttctttttctatttccttagttggtagtgattttctgtcttttttttttttttttctattagctTGTTTCCCCTgtgcatagtttttctatttcccctatgctttcacattgaggacaatgttccactttagttttgggagggggggggggggggttgagaatttgcatgtgacactatgcgcTTCCACTTGTtgagtttttattatttaaaaaaaagaaaagaaagaaagattgtTGAAGAtagatgattatgccatgattaacactaacttatacccttcacatacttgcatataacctaagagttacacacttgagttatttatgtgtagttttcTTTATATGGCTTTATAACTCCATGTAGGTTGACTAATAGTTCATTCGCGTGGCTATATAaattcttgtatttacatggtatctcatgaggctaaaaatacacattcacgtgacttgtaacacttagggtttcttgagagcactgagagagcacctgtGGCGagtttgacaccttgtgaggtactgttgagccatttattgttcgtttgagtttttgacgtcagctcagagttcatgaaacttaactttccatttttttctagatactctttgtacacttgtctcaatttttgacttgctaacctagaggtgacatctagtggggagatagaaacctagatcttgtagcctactcaagatgtgattgctgagccacccctagaaatagtcTTATTTCATGAactactattcgagcttaattcacataggtggtatgaagacaacaaaagaagtgtaatgattgtcctaattgaccatgaaaagaaagaaatttaagaatgaggagaaaaaaaaagaaaaaagaaaaaaaagaaatagaaatgcaccaaaatgaggtgaaagattaataacTGCTCCACACAACTATAATAAAAagttagggacacgacacatgttctccacatatgaagactcttcaactgcctaatgcctcagatgtattcacgcttggttggtgaataagttgatctagggtggtcttgattggatatggcgagtaggtgaggagatgttagggtgaaggactagacacctcacaaataggctagatccttttcagactagtccactccatatatttagtGTTTGTtgcttgcaatatgtgggatgtttgatcctgacactcctcacatatgatgagtgaacccattctttttgagtgtttttgaggatacaccagttaggctgagtctaaatgaccgttttgtaggtgtccactggtatcttaggtgtaacgagtcatacacattacacatgccccAAGATTTTGCCTTATACTCGAGTTTATATGATTACattaaatttgaattgtaattgtTGGTTGATTCTATATGAGCATACTATTCTTAATGGTTACATAATGATGAAACTAGCATGAATGACTTTTTTCGGAGTTGCATGAATTGTGTATGGATGAGCTTGTGCGTGATCTGATTATATTCCTATatatgaaatggtatatttttgtTTCATGTGCATTAATCTAATATTGACTAGAATTAGTGTTTTTGGGTATCGCCCTggatttcattcacgttatttgctagagactagcaaaatgctagttgggggggggggggtgattacgcgtcaaagatgcgtaattagccatttaaattcatgtataaaagattataattttaattaaatacctaattatgtttagtattttaacattgagctcatttgagataattatcctatATTTGCCGTAAAGTTATGgatattcatattttattattgcaggataatttttgaaaattaaaatcgaACCATGCGTGTGTGGGCTTGAGCCTGTGAAGAAGCCATGCAAGTCTGTGAGCATCAAATGAGTTTATGCGCCAAAGGCTCTCTTGTACacttaaagaaaaattgaaaagaatatatatattgttcaacAAAGGATACGTGGCCGTGTGCATAAGAATTTGGGAGTAGATGGGCTTGAATTGAAGAACCGGCCATGCACTGAAGCATTTTGAAAAGAAAGCCCATGTGCGCATACATGCTGGAGTCTTTAGTGGGTTAGTTGGGCCTTGTGGCATGTGTATGCACTGgaatgaaattgaaaaaaaaaacgaAGAAGAGAGTGGGCTAGGCcttggtgtgtgtgtgtgagttgaGAACAAAAGTGGGCCTTGGCCGTGTACATGCGGGaacagaaaagaaagaaaaaagggaggtgttgactttatgagtccaatcttgttttgataatggcaaatcacttggtatttgatatgtgcattgagagtgtgaacaggaacattatttagcatgcacagaagttgaagaagtcatggaagccatgaggattaaagaatatacaaccagGTACAATCcaaggaactaaaagagtagaagaatggagatgcaagcgTTAAGTTCAAGATAGTcgtgggaatgagtatttagatttcattgtattatgatatagctagaagctcaaaatcatacGCTAGACTTActttaggacacatgcatatcatAAAATCTTTATTTACAATGTcctaagttttaaaaattttagagtcAAATTTTTAGAGGCCTTATTGACGAACCCAATGCTCTCGTCAATGAACTCATAAAGGCCACTTGGTGACGAACACTtcgttctcgtcgacgagaaaataccgagagcacaAAAATTTCAGATAGGTCTCTCATGGATGAACTCACATTCATGTCGACGAACGAGTATAGAACACTCGTCAATGAAGGTGtcctctcgttgacgaatgtcggGTGCTGAACTTAAGTGTCAGTGAGAATGTAGACACATTAGGTTTTAATTTTCATGATCTAACGACCAAGATTGAATATGaggccgagaacacttataaattgGGACCCTAGTGTCTCACCTTTGGATGAGATTGAGTGTCTTGaatgtttagcacaacttgggagagcattgagcACATTGCTGAACTCTTGCTTAAGATTTCAAAGAATATATGTCAAATCTGAGTTAAGGCtgctttgattttcaaaaggcatccTAGCGATTTTTGTGCATTCAACTTGTTATTGATGTTCGGTAAATCGATCTACTTGTAattatttattctcaaagagtttttcatctaaaaaaaaaaatttatcattgaatattatttgagagattgatcttgagtgtgcttatatatatattgtttgaaaaGATCACTTCTTGAGAAAAGTTCTGCCAAAGGTTGactattttttattcaagtgttttttcatttaaagactcgatatttttatatattacaaaaccacttgattaaatatcctaagagctcataaatatatatatatatatatatatatatatatatattattgagagatattttctaaaaaatatgatattaggtttttgatcttcgGAACacatattctatatatatatatatatatacatattcatatacaaagatcatattatgttttggatatttggaacaaaaCTAATCAATCTAGATTTTTGGAACAAAActaaattacatatttgtattgagatcatttagttggattcaatatttgaagcggaataatttttttaaccaaagattattcagagattttatttaccacattacatacactcattgagcttcaagttttatcatatgaacgtgtgttaggattttctattgtactcataAGCTTGTATAGAAATGTTATTGAGTTTTTGTAAAGTTGTTATATAGTAATCACAGTTCGGGCTGTGAattgggtttgaggagagagctgtatctcttataagcatcgaattaggaggaagttgtacctcttgtaagcagcggattgtaaggcaAGCTCTGtaccggttaaaggagcagggatttagtggaaactttgagtgggttgctcaaggtgaggatgtaggccaggttggctgaacctcataaaaattgtgtttgccttctctcttctctcactcCTTCTAATTTCCACATCGCATTTCATTATCTaacttgcatgtgtgtatgttgaatgaTCTTACAAAcacttggtaattaattgggtataattgaatataaaattattggattgaattaatttcaagctcTGGTTATTGgttatgttaaatcttaaaacaGGGACTGACtgttgaagtaaaattaaatattttcaaaatatccaattcacccccctcttgggattacacctaaattcacatttggtatcagagagggtttacatagacttaatcgtTGTTTTTGTTAAACGATCACTTGGCACACATCGATGTAAcaccattcggtgagggacactcgtccactagaccaccaattttctgtggtgtaaattacacttactgGAAACATAGGCTGAgtatatacctgttaaatgtagattgaaaagtgtggaaaatagtttctaaaggaaaccatattcccatgaaagtagttgataaggtaaatgttccaaagactgaagatgaatatacagaggaagactggaaatctgtgcaaataaatgctactacaatgaacttactattctgtgcactagatggctaaagagatttgggaaaagttagaagtcacatgggaaggtactaaggaagtaaaagatagtatgatagacatgcttactagtgaatatgaagcatttaaaatgattgatgatgaatctattcaatctatgtacacaagattcacacacatcatgaattctttaaatgctctcggtaaatcttaccctacttatgagttgaccAGGAAGATACTTAGAGGACTAtcaccagtttgggaagctaaggccacTGTaatagcagaaggaaggaat
Coding sequences within:
- the LOC131143864 gene encoding uncharacterized protein LOC131143864, with translation MTEVVKKEVLKVLDANIIYPITNMSHSPWFDDIVSYLIIERTLEHGVTQDMCKFFAEIKIILEKTVFPNRKDWLEKLINFLLDNAKGLRKLQVCELKESKREVYDKAYLATKQMKLLHDNKIKDKQLFPNQQVLFYDSRLHLFPGKLKSRWGDSYIFKHVHPHSAVEIVDPKNDNDFTVNGQWLKPFLTSFDPNEDVLLLQDPRGL